The proteins below come from a single Cataglyphis hispanica isolate Lineage 1 unplaced genomic scaffold, ULB_Chis1_1.0 scaffold115_size3814, whole genome shotgun sequence genomic window:
- the LOC126858636 gene encoding uncharacterized protein LOC126858636: MLETRCSIEYAMLWADTTASVNTAFNGEFISSDKIAVKTIVTKNHPLLPTTDLREWYGKRIVDVILASLEEFQERDSGWALSRILNLTVNVNRYNPMRAGCYVEIPREIKLKKAVISVRSTDDVCFAWAVVAVLYPVEKHAERSSRYPYYTAVLNLEDVEFPMNLNGIARFERLNDISINVYTIRDKKNKKDEKSFNLLYLSDTTRRSNATHFAWIKNLSRFVSSQLSAQRHKTHICDRCMHYFRTSDKLSDRSENCERMNECAIVLPTEENKWLNFNYERKERVPFVVYAELECALERKEKRRTPNTFIVQRHKAHSVEYYARCTFDDIRSMYRSHRGENCVSWFVLELRDLALRARDILNAIAPMTPLTADERERFRDATNCHVCERPFESEDIRVRDHCHLTGRYRGPAHFSCNLNYKETYVIPIFFHNLSGYDAHFIIRDVANAFPGSVELLPLTKETYVSFVKSVDEASDEGGWFARGRCVKLRFVDSFKFLSLEKLASYLDKSELKIARSEFSDLVDADFELLTRKGVFPYEYVDDIDKLLRLVCHRVRRSTVDRRYRIW, encoded by the exons ATGCTAGAGACACGGTGCTCGATCGAGTACGCGATGTTATGGGCAGATACGACAGCGTCAGTCAATACCGCGTTCAATGGTGAGTTCATCTCGAGCGACAAGATCGCTGTTAAGACTATCGTCACGAAGAATCATCCGCTTCTGCCTACGACCGATTTGCGAGAGTGGTACGGGAAGCGCATAGTCGATGTGATTTTAGCGTCGTTGGAAGAGTTTCAAGAGCGTGATAGCGGATGGGCGTTATCGCGAATATTGAATCTAACGGTGAACGTGAACAGATATAATCCTATGCGCGCCGGATGTTACGTCGAAATTCCGCGAGagattaagttaaaaaaagctGTGATTAGCGTGCGATCTACGGACGATGTGTGTTTCGCATGGGCGGTAGTCGCCGTTCTATACCCGGTCGAAAAGCACGCGGAGAGAAGTTCGCGGTACCCTTACTATACAGCGGTATTGAATCTGGAAGATGTCGAATTTCCTATGAATTTGAACGGAATTGCCAGGTTCGAGCGTCTCAACGATATATCTATTAACGTATATACCATTcgtgataaaaagaataaaaaggatgagaaaagttttaatttgttGTATCTTAGCGACACGACGCGACGAAGTAACGCGACACACTTCGCGTGGATTAAGAATCTGTCCCGTTTCGTCAGTTCGCAATTGAGCGCTCAGCGACATAAAACGCATATATGCGATCG ATGCATGCACTATTTTCGGACGAGCGATAAGTTATCGGATCGTAGCGAGAATTGCGAGAGAATGAATGAGTGCGCTATCGTTCTTCCGACCGAAGAGAACAAatggttaaattttaattacgagaGAAAGGAGCGAGTTCCGTTCGTGGTGTACGCTGAATTGGAATGCGCGCTGGAGAGGAAGGAGAAGAGAAGAACGCCGAATACGTTCATCGTTCAACGTCATAAGGCTCACAGCGTGGAATATTACGCGCGATGCACGTTCGACGACATTAGATCGATGTACAGATCGCATCGCGGCGAGAACTGCGTATCGTGGTTTGTTCTGGAACTGCGAGATCTAGCGCTTCGCGCGAGAGACATTCTGAACGCTATCGCGCCTATGACGCCTCTTACGGCGGACGAACGGGAGAGATTCCGCGATGCGACGAACTGTCACGTGTGTGAAAGACCGTTCGAGTCGGAGGACATTCGCGTCCGCGATCACTGTCATTTGACCGGGCGGTACAGAGGTCCCGCGCATTTTAGTtgcaatctaaattataaGGAGACTTACGTTATTCCTATATTCTTTCACAATTTATCGGGCTACGACGCGCATTTTATCATTAGAGACGTGGCTAACGCTTTTCCCGGAAGCGTCGAGCTATTACCGCTAACGAAAGAAACGTACGTCTCTTTCGTGAAGAGCGTCGACGAAGCGTCGGACGAGGGAGGATGGTTCGCGCGCGGAAGATGCGTGAAGTTGCGTTTCGtggattcttttaaatttcttagtcTCGAAAAATTGGCGTCTTATCTCGATAAGAGCGAGTTAAAGATTGCGCGGTCGGAATTTTCCGATCTCGTCGACGCCGATTTTGAGCTTCTCACGCGAAAAGGTGTATTTCCGTACGAGTACGTCGACGATATCGATAAGTTGCTGAGACTCGTTTGCCACCGGGTGAGGCGTTCTACAGTTGACCGGCGATATCGTATCTGGTAG